The following DNA comes from Minwuia thermotolerans.
TCTGCCGGGAGATGGTCTGCGGCCTGCCGATCACCGACCCGGAGTCGCTGGCGCGGGAGCTGGCGGGAAGGGCCTAGGTCCCGGCTCGGCGGCGCTTCGCGCCTTGGCCGGGAAGACATCAGTTGCGCCGCCTTCCCCTTCGGTGTCATCCCGGCCTGGCCAGACAGCGCGAGGTCCGAGCCGGGACCGCCGCTTCCACCGCAACAACCGGGATGACGGGAACCCGCGGCCACCCTATCTTCGTTGCATGCCCGTGACCCTGCATGACAGTCCCCTGGGGACCATCCGTATCGAGAGCGACGGTGCCGCGATCACCGCGCTCCGCTGGTCGAAGGACGGCTGGCCGGATGCGCCGGAAGACTGCGGCCTGCACGCCCGCGCCGCGGATCAGCTCGAGGCCTATTTCGCCGGTGAGCTGGATGAATTCGACCTGCCCCTCCGGCCCGCAGGCTCGAACTTCCAGCGCTCGGTCTGGGCCGCCATGCAGGCGATCCCGAAGGGCGCGATCCGCACCTATGGCGACGTCGCCGGCGAGATCGGCGCTCCGGCCCGCGCGGTCGGCACGGCCTGCGGCC
Coding sequences within:
- a CDS encoding methylated-DNA--[protein]-cysteine S-methyltransferase; translation: MPVTLHDSPLGTIRIESDGAAITALRWSKDGWPDAPEDCGLHARAADQLEAYFAGELDEFDLPLRPAGSNFQRSVWAAMQAIPKGAIRTYGDVAGEIGAPARAVGTACGQNPIPVIIPCHRIVAANGRLGGFSAAGGVEDKVWLLRHEGVLL